One part of the Desulfonema ishimotonii genome encodes these proteins:
- a CDS encoding protein-glutamate methylesterase/protein-glutamine glutaminase produces MIINFTGVPEGSTVMAEALCFQAAEREWARSAEQREEKEQGMRKKIRVLIVDDSAVVRQTLKEILSSDPAIEVIGTAADPYIAARKINKEVPDVITLDVEMPRMDGITFLRKVMTQHPIPVVMCSSLTEKGCDTTLRALEYGAVDIILKPRLGAKKFLEESRITICDAVKAAVRARIRPISLRPRPVEKKLSADAMIPPPVSRAMIRTTDRVTVVGASTGGTEALRVFLEALPLDSSGIVIVQHMPEHFTRAFAQRLNDLCQIEVKEAENGDSVLRGRALIGPGNRHILLKRSGARYYVEVKDGPLVCRHRPSVDVLFRSAARYAGPNAVGVIMTGMGDDGAQGMLEMKQAGAYTIAQDEATCVVFGMPNEAIKRGGVDSALPLEAIARAVMRANSA; encoded by the coding sequence ATGATTATTAATTTTACCGGTGTGCCTGAAGGCAGTACCGTCATGGCGGAGGCGTTATGCTTTCAGGCAGCCGAACGGGAGTGGGCGCGAAGTGCTGAACAGCGTGAAGAAAAGGAGCAGGGGATGAGAAAGAAGATCAGAGTCCTGATTGTAGATGATTCCGCAGTTGTCCGCCAGACCCTGAAGGAGATTCTGTCGTCGGACCCGGCCATTGAGGTGATCGGAACGGCGGCTGATCCGTATATAGCGGCGAGAAAAATCAACAAGGAGGTGCCGGATGTCATTACGCTGGACGTGGAGATGCCCCGTATGGACGGGATTACCTTTCTCCGGAAGGTGATGACCCAGCACCCGATTCCGGTGGTCATGTGTTCGAGCCTGACGGAAAAGGGGTGTGATACCACCCTCAGAGCTTTGGAATACGGGGCTGTGGATATTATTCTCAAGCCCAGGCTGGGGGCAAAAAAATTTCTTGAGGAATCCCGGATCACCATATGCGACGCAGTGAAGGCGGCGGTTCGCGCACGTATCAGGCCGATTTCCCTGAGACCCAGGCCGGTTGAGAAAAAGCTTTCTGCCGATGCGATGATACCGCCGCCGGTCAGCCGGGCAATGATCCGGACCACGGACCGGGTGACGGTGGTGGGGGCGTCTACCGGCGGCACAGAGGCGCTGAGGGTTTTTCTGGAAGCCCTTCCTCTGGACAGCAGCGGCATTGTGATTGTCCAGCACATGCCGGAGCATTTTACCCGTGCCTTTGCCCAGCGCCTTAACGACCTCTGCCAGATCGAGGTCAAAGAGGCCGAGAATGGGGACAGCGTACTCCGGGGGCGGGCACTGATCGGTCCGGGAAACCGTCACATTCTCCTGAAGCGGAGCGGGGCAAGGTATTATGTTGAGGTCAAAGACGGGCCTCTGGTCTGTCGGCATCGGCCCTCGGTGGACGTGCTGTTTCGTTCTGCCGCACGGTATGCCGGACCGAACGCGGTCGGCGTGATTATGACCGGCATGGGGGATGACGGCGCTCAGGGGATGCTGGAGATGAAGCAGGCCGGGGCGTATACCATCGCCCAGGATGAGGCCACCTGTGTGGTTTTCGGAATGCCCAATGAGGCGATCAAACGGGGGGGCGTTGACAGCGCCCTTCCCCTGGAGGCCATTGCCAGAGCGGTGATGCGGGCCAATTCAGCATGA
- a CDS encoding chemotaxis protein CheA, with product MKKETDRFKRAYKEEAEEWLADLEAALLELEEAPDKSGLIGRIFRAVHTIKGSGAMFGFEEIAAFTHEVEAVLDLVRSGEIPVSRELISLTLLACDQIRQMADSDETDSEETGAIVTAFRAMMPAAHPTALPEDSSDAVLRTYRIRFRPASDIFANGTNPILLLDELREMGECRVTPHIHKVPPLREMDPETCYIHWHVILTTDRGLNTIRDVFIFVEDNSQLTVDLISEADELDDAPEDYKKIGEILIERGDITDDTLRDVLRVQKRTGELLVESKAVDPDAVSSALAEQQHMRNLRKRRREVSSVSSIRVAADKLDTLVDLVGELVTVQASLTQRALCLDDAELLTVTESVERLSAALRDTTMEIRMLPVSTAFTRFRRLVHDLSRELEKEVRMVTEGGDTELDKTVIERLNDPLIHIIRNCLSHGIETAAVRTASGKPPQGTLRLSARHSGSQVVIVISDDGAGLDRDCIQRRALEMGLMSPGQTLSEEALFPVISAPGFSTVSEADRVSGRGVGMDVVRRSIENLRGTIDISSQSGQGTVFTLRLPLTLAIIEGLLVTVGENIYVIPLSSVEECMNYDEVVIGAGGAIHLRGEMLPCISLRRIFEEPGDVPAEERVVLLQLGNFRVGLVVDAIIGDYQTVIKGLGRVYKNVKAFSGSTILADGSVALILDPHRLVEMVRSSEQRRKAQP from the coding sequence ATGAAAAAAGAGACAGATCGGTTTAAAAGGGCGTATAAGGAGGAGGCTGAAGAGTGGCTTGCCGACCTTGAGGCCGCGCTGCTTGAGCTGGAGGAGGCCCCGGACAAGAGCGGGCTGATCGGGCGCATCTTCCGTGCCGTGCATACGATCAAGGGGTCGGGGGCCATGTTCGGGTTTGAAGAGATCGCGGCCTTTACCCATGAGGTTGAGGCGGTGCTGGATCTGGTGAGATCCGGTGAGATTCCGGTGAGCCGGGAACTGATCAGCCTGACGCTTCTGGCCTGTGACCAGATCCGGCAGATGGCGGACTCGGACGAGACCGATTCAGAAGAAACCGGCGCAATTGTCACGGCTTTCCGGGCCATGATGCCTGCGGCGCATCCGACAGCACTCCCGGAGGACAGTTCGGACGCAGTGTTGCGGACTTACCGGATCCGGTTCCGCCCGGCGTCTGATATTTTTGCAAACGGAACGAACCCGATTCTGCTGCTTGATGAACTCCGGGAGATGGGGGAGTGCCGGGTAACGCCTCATATTCACAAGGTTCCGCCTCTGAGAGAAATGGATCCCGAAACATGTTATATCCACTGGCATGTTATTCTGACGACGGACCGGGGCCTCAACACCATCAGAGATGTCTTTATTTTCGTTGAGGATAACAGCCAGCTGACGGTTGATCTGATCAGCGAGGCTGACGAGTTGGACGATGCACCGGAGGACTATAAAAAGATCGGGGAGATTCTGATCGAGCGGGGGGATATCACCGATGACACACTGAGAGACGTGCTGCGTGTTCAGAAGAGAACCGGCGAACTCCTGGTGGAATCAAAGGCCGTTGACCCGGATGCGGTCTCATCGGCCCTGGCCGAACAGCAGCACATGCGGAATCTCCGCAAAAGACGGCGCGAGGTCTCCTCCGTTTCCAGCATCCGGGTGGCTGCCGATAAGCTGGATACTTTGGTGGATCTGGTGGGCGAACTGGTCACGGTTCAGGCCAGTCTTACCCAGCGGGCCCTTTGTCTGGATGACGCCGAGCTGCTCACCGTCACCGAATCGGTGGAGCGGCTCTCCGCAGCACTTCGGGATACCACGATGGAGATCCGTATGCTGCCTGTCAGCACGGCCTTTACCCGGTTCAGGCGGCTGGTCCACGATCTGTCCCGGGAACTGGAAAAAGAGGTGCGGATGGTGACGGAAGGCGGTGACACCGAGCTGGACAAGACCGTTATTGAGCGTCTGAATGACCCGCTGATCCATATTATCCGAAACTGTCTCAGCCACGGCATTGAAACGGCGGCAGTCCGGACCGCTTCCGGAAAGCCGCCCCAGGGTACGCTCCGGCTGTCGGCCCGGCATTCCGGCTCCCAGGTTGTCATTGTGATTTCAGATGACGGGGCCGGGCTGGACCGGGACTGCATTCAGCGGCGGGCCCTGGAGATGGGGCTGATGTCGCCGGGGCAGACGCTCTCTGAGGAGGCGCTTTTTCCCGTGATTTCCGCCCCCGGTTTTTCCACCGTGTCTGAGGCAGACCGGGTATCGGGGCGGGGTGTGGGCATGGATGTGGTCCGGCGCAGCATTGAAAATCTCCGGGGAACCATCGATATCAGCAGCCAGAGCGGTCAGGGTACGGTTTTTACCCTCCGGCTGCCCCTGACGCTGGCCATCATTGAGGGGCTTCTGGTGACGGTGGGGGAAAACATCTATGTGATCCCCCTCTCATCTGTGGAAGAATGCATGAACTATGATGAGGTCGTTATCGGAGCTGGAGGGGCGATCCATCTCCGGGGGGAAATGCTGCCCTGTATTTCCCTGCGGCGGATATTTGAGGAGCCGGGCGATGTGCCGGCCGAAGAGAGGGTGGTGTTACTGCAACTCGGAAATTTCAGGGTCGGGCTTGTGGTTGACGCCATTATCGGGGATTATCAGACCGTGATCAAGGGGCTGGGCCGGGTGTATAAAAATGTGAAGGCCTTTTCCGGGTCAACCATCCTGGCAGACGGCTCTGTGGCCCTGATTCTGGACCCCCACCGCCTGGTGGAAATGGTCCGGTCCTCTGAACAGCGACGGAAGGCACAGCCGTAA
- a CDS encoding response regulator, which produces MAKVIMTADDSASIRQMVSFTLEQAGYEVIEAADGKEALAKLRSGTVHMLVTDLNMPNMDGIELIRKVRQESRYRFMPIVMLTTESQAVKKQEGKAAGATGWIVKPFRPEQLLAVIKKVLG; this is translated from the coding sequence ATGGCGAAAGTGATTATGACGGCGGACGATTCGGCCAGCATCCGGCAGATGGTATCCTTTACCCTGGAGCAGGCAGGCTATGAGGTGATCGAGGCCGCCGACGGCAAAGAGGCGCTGGCCAAGCTTCGGAGCGGGACGGTTCACATGCTGGTGACGGATCTGAACATGCCGAATATGGACGGCATTGAGCTGATACGGAAGGTCCGGCAGGAATCCCGGTACCGGTTTATGCCCATTGTCATGCTGACGACCGAATCTCAGGCGGTGAAAAAGCAGGAGGGAAAAGCGGCCGGCGCAACCGGATGGATCGTGAAGCCGTTCAGGCCGGAACAGCTTTTGGCGGTGATAAAAAAAGTTTTGGGATAA
- a CDS encoding STAS domain-containing protein, with translation MTFTKQEKDGCARVSVEGAMSVYEAADLRDLFVSCFDQHDGLILDLSAVTECDTAGLQLLCAARVTADSEGKLFVTENMSGPVSDALRAAGLSADEISGRKEEV, from the coding sequence ATGACATTCACAAAACAGGAAAAGGATGGTTGTGCGCGGGTCAGTGTTGAAGGGGCGATGTCCGTTTATGAGGCCGCAGATCTTCGCGATCTCTTTGTGTCATGCTTTGATCAGCATGACGGACTGATTCTCGACCTGAGTGCGGTAACAGAATGTGATACTGCCGGCCTTCAGCTTTTATGTGCCGCCCGTGTGACAGCCGATTCAGAGGGGAAGCTTTTTGTCACTGAAAACATGTCCGGGCCGGTGTCGGATGCATTGCGGGCCGCCGGCCTTTCTGCTGATGAGATATCGGGGCGGAAAGAGGAGGTATAA